The Benincasa hispida cultivar B227 chromosome 9, ASM972705v1, whole genome shotgun sequence genome has a segment encoding these proteins:
- the LOC120085921 gene encoding callose synthase 1-like isoform X2: MKKLFKNYKKWCRYLDRKSSLWLPKIQQEVQQRELLYMGLYLLIWGEAANLRFMPECLCYIYHHMAFELYGMLAGSVSPTTGEHIKPAYGGEEEAFLKKVVTPIYDIISKEARKSKDGKSKHSQWRNYDDLNEYFWSIDCFRLGWPMRSDANFFQHPSEPVRSDKDDGKKLNARNRWMGKVNFVEIRSFWHIFRSFDRMWSFFILCFQAMVIIAWNGSGDLGAVFKADVFKKVLSIFITAAILKLAQAIIDFILSWKARKSMSFYVKLRYVLKFVSAVAWVIVLSVAYALSWKNPSGFTQTLKSWFGNSLSSPSFFIVAIVIYLSPNMLSGLLFIFPTIRRFLERSNNKAVMLMMWWSQPRLYVGRGMHESSLSLLQYTFFWVLLIMSKLIFSYYLEIKPLVGPTKTIMRVHIGKYRWHEFFPRAENNIGVVISIWAPIVLVYFMDVQIWYAIFSTIFGGIYGAFRRLGEIRTLGMLRSRFLSLPGAFNACLIPVEKKDHTRKKGLMANFGRKFDEITPDRDDQAAKFAQMWNEIIISFREEDLINNREMDLLLVPNWIDPELSLIQWPPFLLASKIPIALDMAKDSNGRDREGELKKRLSTDKYMLCAVRECYASFKNIINFLVLGEHEKLVIKEIFTIIDDHIKEENLITELDMRALPSLYEQFVRLIEYMLANKEEDKDQVVIVLLDMLEVVTRDIIDEEISSLVESSHGGSFGKDGKPRALDRLFDKLNFPIPETEAWKEKIRRLHLLLTVKESAMDVPSDLEARRRISFFSNSLFMEMPPAPKVQNMLSFSILTPYYSEDVLFSMNLLEKPNEDGVSILFYLQKIFPEQWTNFLERVQCGSEEELKNNEELEEQLRLWASYRGQTLTKTVRGMMYYRKALELQAFLDTAEHQELLKGYKDAVDSPLWAQCQAAVDMKFSYVVSCQQYGIHKRSGAAPAKDILRLMTKYPSLRVAYIEELEEPSKDKSRKTNQKSYYSVLARAAMPTKSKDSSEPVQSLDQTIYRVKLPGPAILGEGKPENQNHAIIFTRGECLQTIDMNQDNYMEEAFKMRNLLEEFLTMHDGVRYPTILGLREHIFTGSVSSLAWFMSNQENSFVTIGQRLLANPLKVRFHYGHPDVFDRLFHLTRGGVSKASKVINLSEDIFAGFNSTLREGNVTHHEYIQVGKGRDVGLNQISMFEAKIANGNGEQTLSRDMYRLGHRFDFFRMLSCYFTTVGFYFSTLLTVLTVYVFLYGRLYLVLSGLEKALSTHPAIKDNKSLQTALISQSAVQIGLLMALPMMVEIGLERGFRAALSDFILMQLQLAPVFFTFSLGTKTHYYGRTLLHGGAEYRGTGRGFVVFHAKFADNYRMYSRSHFVKGIELMILLLVYHILGVSYRGVVAHVLITISIWFMVGTWLFAPFLFNPSGFEWQKIVDDWTDWKKWIVNRGGIGVSPDKSWESWWEKEHDHLKYSGKRGIFAEILLSLRFFIFQYGLVYHLKIIDSQSFLVYGLSWVVIISILLLMKAVSVGRRKFSASFQLLFRLAEGFIFIICVAGFITLVAIPHMTIRDIILCLLAFLPTGWGLLLIAQACKPLIHHTALWGSVRALARSYEIVMGLLLFTPVAFLAWFPFVSEFQTRMLFNQAFSRGLQISRILGGPRKKEKSSSTDKE, translated from the exons ATGAAGAAGCTTTTCAAGAATTACAAAAAATGGTGCAGGTATCTGGACCGCAAAAGCAGCCTTTG GTTGCCAAAAATCCAACAAGAAGTTCAGCAGAGGGAGTTACTGTACATGGGTTTGTATCTTCTTATATGGGGAGAAGCTGCAAATTTGAGATTCATGCCCGAGTGCCTGTGCTATATATATCATCAT ATGGCATTTGAACTGTATGGCATGTTGGCTGGAAGTGTGAGCCCAACGACTGGAGAGCACATCAAACCAGCTTATGGTGGCGAAGAAGAGGCTTTCTTAAAGAAAGTTGTTACTCCAATATACGACATAATATCTAAG GAAGCAAGAAAAAGCAAAGACGGTAAATCAAAGCATTCACAGTGGAGAAATTATGACGATTTGAATGAATATTTCTG GTCTATTGATTGCTTCCGCCTTGGTTGGCCTATGAGATCTGATGCTAATTTCTTTCAGCATCCTTCAGAACCTGTTAGAAGTGACAAAGATGAT GGAAAAAAACTAAATGCCAGAAATCGATGGATGGGGAAAGTTAATTTCGTGGAAATACGTTCATTTTGGCACATATTCAGAAGTTTTGACAGGATGTGGAGTTTTTTTATATTGTGTTTTCAG GCAATGGTAATCATTGCTTGGAATGGTTCAGGGGATTTGGGTGCAGTATTCAAGGCCGATGTCTTTAAGAAAGTACTGAGTATCTTTATAACAGCAGCAATCTTGAAACTTGCACAGG ctattattgattttatccttAGCTGGAAAGCAAGGAAGAGCATGTCCTTCTATGTCAAGTTAAGATACGTACTTAAATTTGTATCGGCTGTGGCATGGGTTATAGTATTATCTGTAGCATATGCCTTGAGTTGGAAGAATCCCTCTGGCTTCACTCAGACACTTAAAAGTTGGTTTGGGAATAGTTTAAGCTCGCCTTCCTTCTTCATTGTGGCTATTGTTATTTACTTATCTCCAAACATGCTTTCTGGGCTGTTGTTCATTTTTCCAACAATTCGGCGTTTCCTGGAACGTTCAAATAATAAGGCTGTGATGCTCATGATGTGGTGGTCTCAG CCTCGGCTCTATGTAGGAAGGGGAATGCATGAAAGCTCATTGTCACTCTTGCA GTACACTTTCTTCTGGGTTCTGTTAATTATGTCAAAGTTAATATTCAGCTACTATCTAGAG ATTAAGCCACTTGTGGGTCCAACGAAAACCATTATGCGAGTTCATATTGGAAAGTATAGATGGCATGAATTCTTTCCTAGAG CTGAGAATAACATTGGTGTCGTGATCTCAATCTGGGCTCCCATTGTTCTT GTTTACTTCATGGATGTGCAGATTTGGTATGCCATTTTCTCCACAATATTTGGTGGAATTTATGGTGCATTTCGTCGCCTTGGAGAG ATACGGACATTGGGAATGTTGAGGTCTCGGTTTCTATCACTTCCTGGTGCTTTTAATGCCTGCTTGATTCCGGTGGAAAAGAAGGATCATACTAGAAAGAAGGGGTTGATGGCCAATTTTGGTCGTAAATTTGATGAG ATAACACCGGATAGAGATGATCAGGCTGCGAAGTTTGCTCAAATGTGGAACGAAATAATCATTAGTTTCAGGGAGGAGGATCTAATAAATAACAG GGAAATGGACTTATTGCTTGTACCCAACTGGATTGACCCTGAATTATCCCTTATCCAGTGGCCTCCGTTTTTGCTTGCTAGCAAG ATACCAATAGCATTGGATATGGCCAAAGATAGCAATGGAAGAGACCGGGAGGGGGAGCTTAAGAAGAGACTAAGTACAGACAAATATATGCTCTGTGCTGTTCGAGAGTGCTATGCTTCCTttaaaaacataattaatttcttGGTTCTTGGAGAACATGAGAAATT AGTAATAAAGGAGATCTTCACCATAATTGATGATcatattaaagaagaaaatctGATAACTGAACTAGATATGAGAGCTCTCCCTAGTCTCTATGAGCAATTTGTTCGGCTGATTGAATATATG TTAGCGAATAAAGAGGAGGATAAGGATCAGGTTGTAATAGTCTTGCTGGATATGCTAGAGGTTGTAACAAGAGACATAATCGACGAGGAGATTTCCAG CTTGGTTGAGTCAAGTCATGGTGGATCTTTTGGAAAAGATGGGAAACCAAGAGCACTTGACCGGCTTTTCGATAAACTCAACTTTCCAATTCCTGAAACTGAAGCTTGGAAAGAAAAG ATTAGAAGACTCCATTTATTGCTTACCGTTAAGGAATCAGCTATGGACGTGCCATCTGATTTAGAAGCCAGGAGGCGTATTTCCTTCTTCTCCAATTCATTGTTCATGGAGATGCCCCCTGCTCCAAAAGTTCAAAATATGCTGTCATTCTC AATCCTTACACCGTACTACTCTGAAGATGTTCTCTTCTCTATGAATCTTCTGGAGAAGCCAAATGAAGATGGAGTGTCTATTCTTTTCTACTTGCAGAAAATTTTTCCAG AGCAATGGACAAACTTTCTTGAAAGAGTCCAGTGTGGAAGTGAAGAAGAGTTGAAAAACAATGAAGAGCTTGAAGAGCAGCTCCGTCTTTGGGCATCATACAGAGGTCAAACATTGACGAAGACGG TACGTGGCATGATGTATTACCGCAAAGCTTTGGAACTTCAAGCATTCCTTGATACTGCAGAGCATCAAG AATTGTTGAAAGGCTACAAGGACGCTGTGGATAGCCCTTTGTGGGCGCAATGTCAAGCAGCAGTTGACATGAAATTCTCATATGTTGTCTCCTGCCAGCAATATGGTATTCACAAACGTTCTGGTGCTGCTCCTGCTAAAGACATTCTGAGGCTTATGACTAA GTACCCATCTCTTCGTGTTGCATATATTGAAGAACTTGAAGAACCAAGTAAAGATAAATCCCGGAAGACTAATCAGAAGTCTTACTACTCAGTTCTAGCAAGGGCTGCTATGCCCACAAAATCAAAAGATTCGAGTGAGCCAGTTCAGAGTTTAGACCAG ACCATATATCGGGTAAAACTTCCTGGGCCAGCAATATTGGGTGAAGGGAAGCCAGAAAATCAAAACCATGCAATTATTTTCACTCGTGGGGAGTGCTTACAAACTATTGACATGAACCAG GATAATTACATGGAAGAGGCCTTCAAAATGAGAAACTTGCTCGAAGAGTTTCTTACAATGCATGATGGTGTCAGATATCCTACGATTCTTGGACTTAGAGAGCATATATTCACTGGCAG TGTTTCATCTCTTGCTtggtttatgtcaaatcaaGAGAACAGTTTTGTAACTATCGGGCAGAGATTGTTGGCAAACCCTTTGAA AGTTCGATTCCATTATGGCCATCCAGATGTTTTTGATAGATTGTTCCACCTTACCAGAGGGGGTGTTAGTAAAGCTTCCAAAGTCATCAACCTGAGTGAGGACATATTTGCAG GTTTCAACTCCACCTTGCGTGAAGGTAATGTTACTCATCATGAATACATACAAGTTGGTAAAGGGCGGGATGTTGGCCTTAACCAGATCTCCATGTTTGAGGCTAAGATAGCCAATGGCAATGGCGAACAGACATTAAGCCGTGACATGTATAGGCTAGGTCACCGATTTGATTTCTTTCGCATGCTGTCTTGTTATTTCACCACCGTTGGTTTCTATTTCAGTACTTTG CTGACAGTGCTCACAGTCTATGTCTTTCTATATGGCCGCCTTTACCTTGTTCTCAGTGGCCTTGAAAAAGCTTTGAGTACTCATCCCGCCATTAAAGACAACAAGTCCCTCCAAACAGCTCTTATTTCACAGTCCGCTGTGCAAATTGGACTTCTGATGGCATTGCCTATGATGGTTGAAATTGGACTGGAAAGGGGTTTTCGGGCAGCTTTAAGTGATTTCATACTAATGCAGCTGCAGCTTGCACCTGTGTTTTTCACATTCTCTTTGGGAACCAAGACACATTATTATGGAAGGACATTGCTTCATGGAGGTGCAGAGTACAGAGGTACCGGTCGGGGTTTTGTGGTGTTCCATGCCAAATTTGCTGACAATTACAGGATGTATTCTCgcagtcattttgtcaaaggaATTGAATTGATGATTCTTCTTCTGGTTTACCACATACTTGGCGTTTCATATAGAGGTGTGGTTGCTCATGTCTTGATCACCATATCAATATGGTTTATGGTAGGAACGTGGCTTTTTGCTCCTTTCCTCTTCAATCCATCAGGCTTTGAGTGGCAAAAGATAGTCGATGACTGGACAGATTGGAAAAAATGGATTGTCAATCGTGGAGGAATCGGAGTATCTCCTGATAAAAGTTGGGAGTCTTGGTGGGAGAAGGAGCATGATCATCTAAAATACTCTGGAAAGCGTGGCATCTTTGCTGAGATATTACTGTCACTACGATTTTTCATCTTTCAGTATGGACTAGTATATCACTTGAAAATAATCGACTCCCAAAGCTTTCTG GTTTATGGCCTTTCTTGGGTTGTGATCATTTCAATATTGCTCCTGATGAAG GCGGTATCCGTTGGACGACGTAAATTCAGTGCAAGCTTTCAGTTGTTATTTAGGCTGGCCGAgggttttattttcattatctgTGTGGCTGGTTTCATTACTTTAGTTGCAATCCCTCATATGACAATCAGGGACATCATACTTTGCCTTCTTGCCTTCTTGCCAACAGGATGGGGCCTGCTCTTG ATTGCACAAGCTTGTAAGCCCTTAATTCATCATACTGCATTATGGGGATCGGTTCGTGCCTTGGCGCGGAGTTATGAAATTGTCATGGGATTGCTTCTGTTCACACCTGTAGCATTCCTGGCTTGGTTTCCATTCGTTTCCGAGTTCCAAACACGAATGCTGTTCAACCAAGCATTCAGCAGAGGTTTGCAAATTTCTCGTATTCTTGGCGGGCctagaaaaaaggaaaagagttcATCCACAGACAAGGAGTAA